AGATGTTTGTGGGGTTTTTTTCCATTGCGACCGAAAAATAGTAAGGACTCGGCTACTTTTCGCTGGGGATGACCAGGAAGTTCTGTAAAAATTTCTATTAATTCGTTGCCTTCTCGACGTTGACGGCGGGGATAATGACCACTGCCACCAGAGATGATACAATTAATATGAGAATCGGCGTATCCTGTGTCGCCTGTGCGAATATGTTCTAAGCAGTGGGCGTGTCCGTTGAAGATTATATCGACTATGGAACGGTCTTTTGTTTGGGAACCAAGGGTTTTCGCTACCTGTTCAAATACCCAGCGTAGCCGATGACGAACTGCTAAGGTTTGGGCTTGATTCCATTTTGTGGCTTCTGTAACGTAGGGTGGATGGTGAAAGAAGATGATTCTTCCCCGCACTTCTGAACTGTTCCAAGATTCTATGAGTCGGTTTTTTAACCAATTCAGTTGCTCAAAATCGATAATATCTGTGGCGTTTGATGCTAGTTGTTTTTCAATGTCAATTTTAATTTCGTTGATTTGCTCTAATTTGGCATTGAGGTAATCAATTTGTTCCGCTTCGGCGGGTTTTTCGGGGTTGAGTCGATCGCAGGTTGCTAAAATCTGCTCTTCTTCTTGGTCTATGACTTGGCGACGTTGCTGCAATTCCCGGCGGTTGATTTCCCCTTCTGGAGTTTCTGGTAAGGGGGATGGTTTATTAAAGGTGTTGGAATCTAAGGCGAAAAAGTCGATACCGCCATAACGAAAGGTGTAATAGCGGTTGGGTAAACGGGTGAATTTTCCAGGTTGATAACGCATACACCGCCCCCCGCCAATTATAGCAGTGTAATGTTGATCTAAATGACGTTGTAATTCTTTTGGGGAGGCGATCGCTGCTGTGTAATCAAGAAATGCTCTGGCATAAGCATCACCTTTATTTGATCCATGCCAACCAATTTCTAGGTCTTTGTACCGCAGGAAACGACGCAACGGCCGGGTGCTTCCTGTAAATAAACGATACATCAATGGCACGTCATAGTAATCGTGATTGCCTGGGACTGCTAAAAATGGCAGATTGAATAACATTCGGTCATAGGCAATGTTTTCGGGTTGGTCTCCGCCTACGAGAAATTCCCGATAGGGTTGAATAAAGTTTTTATCATAATACTCGTGGGAACCCACTGCATAAATTACGTCGCCGGTATGTAAGACAAAACCGCAATCTTCTTTATGGGGAAGCATTAATTCTGCTACTTTGCGTTGGGGATGGTATCCGTAAAGCGATGTTGTTCCTGTGTCACCAATTACCATAAAGGAAAATTCAGGATTATCCTCTTTACCATCATCAATTACCATGCTGGTTTGGTCGATTCCCTGAGAAACTATCTGCGGATGAAGCCACCGCACTCTTTGCTTCATTTTGTGGATTTTCTCGGAAATCGATGGTTCGGAAATTAATTTCATCTGTAATTTTCCTGGAGTTTAAGTTTTTTTGTATGACAGCAATTTCAGGAAATAAACTAACCACAGAGACGCAGTGAGTCCAGTGCTGCGGGAGGGTTTCCCTCCGCAGGCAACTGGCGAACCCGGAGGGATGACACAGAGTTATGAGTGTTTTAGAGGTTTTTTGCCTTCGGTGGTTGAGTGTTTTTTTGTTTGTCAGTCCTTTATTTACTGAATTTGCTCTCAATAGTGCCACGATCGCTTGCGCGGTTCTGGCAGTTTGCGTAAAAATAAGAGTTAGGATGCCTTAATTTATCTTAACAATGGCGCTCACACAGCTACATCAAAATTTTTCCCTTGCACAAACACCGCCAGATCATCGGGGATATGATTATGATTTGGTCATTGTCGGCGGTGGTATTATTGGTTTAACTTTGGCTTCGGCTTTGAAGGATTCTGGTTTAAGTGTTTTACTAATTGAGGCTAGGGTCGCTTCAGCAGCAGTTGCGAAGGGACAAGCTTATGCAGTTCATATGCTTTCGGCTCTCATTTTTCAGGGAATTGGTATTTGGGAGGAAATATCGCCTCAAATCGCTAAGTATTGCCAAGTTCGCCTTTCTGATGCTGATTATCCTGATGTGGTGGAATTCGCTACGGACGATATAGGTACGCCAGAGTTGGGTTATGTGGCGGAACATCAAGCGCTTTTACAGCCTTTGCAGGAGTTTGTCCAAAATTGTCCCAATGTAACTTATCTCTGTCCGGCTGAGGTGGTAAAAACGGAATATCAGCAGGATATTGTGGCTATAGATATTAAAATTGCTGATAATATTCAAACAGTCCGCAGTAAATTAGTTGTAGCAGCTGATGGTTCGCGATCGCGCATTCGGGAAGCTGCGGGAATTAAAACGAATGGCTGGAAATATTGGCAGTCTTGTATTGTAGCATTTGTGAAGCCAGAAAAACCACACAATAATACTGCTTACGAAAGATTTTGGACGAGCGGACCCTTTGCGATTTTACCTCTGCCGGGGAACCGTTGCCGCATTGTTTGGACAGCCCCCCACGCCGAAGCCAAGGCTTTGTGCGCCTTAGATGACGAGCAGTTTTTGGCAGAACTGGGCCGGCGCTATGGTAATCAAATGGGTAAGTTAGAATTACTAGGCGATCGCTTTATTTTTCCAGTCCAACTCATGCAAAGCGATCGCTATGTACTCCCCAGATTAGCCTTAATTGGTGACGCTGCACACAATTGTCATCCCGTCGGCGGACAAGGTTTAAATTTGGGAATTCGCGATGCAGCCGCTTTAGCGCAAGTGTTACAAACAGCACATAATTCCGGTGAAGATATTGGGAATGTGAAAATCCTCAAACGCTATGAACGCTGGCGCAAGCTAGAAAACCTGACAATATTAGGTTTCACCGATTTGTTAGATCGAGTATTTTCTAATAACTTTTTACCAGTGGTATTAATTCGTCGCCTCGGTTTGGGGATGATGCGGCGCATACCGATGTTAAAAGTGTTTGCGCTCAAATTGATGATTGGTTTAAAAGGACGCACCCCAGAATTAGCCAAACGGTAAAAGGCAGAGGGGCAGGGTGCAGGGTGCAGGGGGGAATAAATTGGAATGATAGGAAAATCCTTCTTCCTTCTCCCTTCTTCCTTCTCCCAAGGGGAGACGCTAGCGCCAACGTGGTTCGTTCCTCATAAGATAGTAGACGTAATGAATCGCGTCTCTACAAAAGAAAAAAATCCTATAAATTATATTCTTGCCAGCCAGTTGGTAAAATATTTAATGGACAAGTCCTGGGTGCAAAGTATACGACTTTCAGCTAAAATAGCTAAAAACTTTCATATCATATACTCAAGATAGATGTCACAGGCTCAAGGGTGTGCAGTAGAATTCATTACTGGCGACGGTTTTTATTCTGATCAAAACGGAAAAAGTGATTACACCCACGAATTGGAATCCTAAAGTTTCCAGGACTTACGCAAAATTATGAAAAAACGAACCGCAAAGGACACAAAGGACACGAAGTCAAGAGGTTTCAGAGAGTTCTTGCGTAAGTCCAAAATTTCAAGCAATTTAGCGGAACTTCTCAGCGAATATTCATGCTGAAGAAACTACAAAAAAAACACATCTCTTTCATTGCTTTTGCAGCACTGTTTGCCTTTTCAGCAGGCGCAATGGTATCAGCACCTGAGATCGGCAAATTCTTAGGACAAAGGTTAAACCTGGGGGGAAATCAGGTTGAGCAAATTTCTCCAGATAATCAAGCCCAGTCAACCGTATTTCCACTAATATCACAGTATCTAAAAGAACGAGCGAAAAAATTAGAAGCGATCGCCAATGGTTCCAGTTCACCAGACAGGGAACGCGCCCGTTATTTATTAGCTAGTGATTTAATTGACACTAGGGAAGCCGAAAAGGCTTTAGGTTTTCTGGAAGGACTACAAAAAAGCTATCCCAGTCTCGGCCCCTATATTTTACTCAAACAGGCACAGGCACAAGATATCCTGGGTGAAGGCGGTAAGGCTTCGGATTTGAGACAAAGAGTTCTCAGAGAGTATCCCGAAGCAGCAGGAAAAGCTAAAGCTCTATATATGATCGCCCTACCAGAGCATCATGATACAGCGATCGCACAATTTCCTTCTCATCCCCTCACCTGGGAAATTATTTATAAGCGTTTACAAGAAAATCCCAATCAGCCAGAATTGCGGTTAATTTTGGCAAAATATGCCTACAATCAAGCCGGAATCGTCGGCGTGTTAGATCAGCTCGTGAAACAGCCGAATCTCAAAGCCGAAGAATGGGAAATTGTGGGTACAGCTTATTGGGAAAATAATCAATTTGCCAAAGCAGGTGATGCCTATTTTAAAGCACCCCCAACACCCCGCAACCTTTACCGTGCCGCCAGAGGAATACAGATAGGAGGTAAAGAACGGGAAAAAGCTATTGCTACTTACAATCAATTAGTCCAAAAATTTCCTGAAGCCAGCGAAACGGGACTAGCTTTATTACGTTTGTCAGAATTGGCGAGAAGCCGTCAAGAGGCCATACCATATCTGGACAGAATAATTGCGAATTTTCCTGAACAAGCCAGTAGAGCAATTGTAGAAAAAGCCAAAATTTACCAAGAACTCAACGAGCAAATTTTGGCGCAACAGGCTTGGGAACTGCTCTTAAGCCAATACGGTAGTTCTAATCAAGCCGCAGAGTATCGCTGGGAGAAAGCCAAAGAGCAAGCCAAGGCGCAAAATTACGCAGGGGCTTGGCAATGGGCGCAACCAATTGCTACAAACAATCCTAATAGTATTTTGGCTCCTAGAGCAGGCTTTTGGGTAGGTAAATGGGCAATAAGATTAGGAAAGCCACAAGAAGCTAAAGCCGCTTATGAGTATGTATTGAGTCAATTTCCTTACTCTTACTATGCTTGGCGATCGGCTGTCTACCTGGGGCTGAATGTGGGCAACTTTGATAACGTGCGGCAATTACAACCAGAAATAGTTCCGAATCAACGTCCCGTACCTCCCGCAGGTTCAGACACCTTCAAAGAACTGTATTTGTTAGGTGAAGATAATGATGCTTGGTTGCAATGGGAAACCGAATTTTTGACTAAACTCCAGCCCACGGTAGCCGAACAATTTACCGAAGGGTTAATGCAGCTAGTTAGGGGCAAAAATCTCTCAGCAATTAGCTTGATTTCTCGATTGGAAGACAGAGAAACACCAGAGGAACAAGCCGAGTATCAAGTTTTGAGCAAACAGGTAAAATATTGGCAAGCCCGTTATCCTTTTCCCTATCGCCAGGAAATTAAAAAATGGTCTGCTGAACGGCAGTTAAATCCTCTGCTAGTTACGGGCTTAATACGTCAAGAGTCCATGTTTGAGTCAAAAATTAAATCCGTTGCCGGTGCGACTGGTTTAATGCAGGTCATGCCCGCTACAGGTGAATGGATTGCGCCTCAAATTCAATTGGATAGCAAAACTATTAATTTAGAAAACCCCGACGAAAATATTAATTTGGGGACATGGTATTTAGATTTTACTCATCGGCAGTATAACAATGACTCGATGCTGGCGATCGCCAGTTATAATGCTGGCCCTGGCAACGTCGCCAAATGGCTGCGAACTATTGGTAAAAATGATCCAGACGATTTTGTGGAAGATATTCCCTTTAATGAAACGAAAAATTACGTGCGACAAGTATTTGGGAATTACTGGAATTATCTGCGACTTTACAATCCTGAGATGTCGGCTAAGGTAGGAAAATACTCAGAAGCACATCCACAATTGCCCCAGAGGTAATTAGAAAGACGAACCACAGAGGACACAGAGTACACGGAGTTATGAGAGTTTGAGTGGTTTTGCCTAAGTTTTCAGAATGTCGGAAAAAAAGTCTAAAGATTCATCTGCGGCCAAAAATATAGTTTGGTCGCTGCTTCCCCGGATACAATAGTTAACAAATGTTGCCTATTGAGCTGACTCATGACACCCTCACAAGATGTAACTACTCCTGATATTGACCAAGAGGAATACGGCAACCCAGAAATTGATCCTCTCAATGAGTTGCCAGATGAAGGGGAAATGTCCCTTTTTGACCACCTCGAAGAGTTACGACAACGGATTTTTTATTCTCTGATTGCAGTCGTCTTTGGTGTAATTGGCTGTTTTATTGCCGTTAAGCCGATTGTTAAGTTACTGGAAATCCCCGCCCAAGGAGTCAAATTTCTGCAACTTGCGCCCGGAGAATATTTCTTTGTGTCTATCAAAGTTGCAGGTTACAGTGGCTTGGTGCTTTCTAGTCCCTTCATTCTTTACCAAATTATCCAGTTCGTTCTTCCCGGATTAACTCGCCGGGAACGCCGTTTACTCGGACCTGTAGTTTTGGGTTCCAGTGTGCTGTTTGCAGCTGGTTTAGTATTTGCCTACTTGTTGCTTATCCCCGCAGCTTTGAATTTTTTCATTAGCTACGGTGAAGATGTTGTAGATCAACTTTGGTCAATTGACAAATACTTTGAATTTGTGCTGCTACTGTTATTTAGTACGGGTTTAGCATTTCAAATTCCGATTATCCAATTATTACTAGGTAATTTGGGAATTGTCTCCTCTCAAAGGATGATTGCTGGCTGGCGTTTTGTGATTATGGGAGCAGTAGTTCTCGGTGCTGTCCTCACCCCTTCCACTGACCCCCTCACCCAAAGTCTCTTAGCAGGCGCAGTATTAGGACTGTACTTTGGTGGTATTGGTCTAGTGAAACTCACCGGGAAATGACACAAATTAATTATGATGACTTTGAGCAAGTTGAGATTCGTGTAGGCAGAATAATCGAAGTTAAAGATTTTCCCCAAGCACGAAAACCAGCTTATAAACTGTGGATAGACTTTGGTGATTTGGGCGTGAAAAAATCTAGCGCTCAAATTACTAAACTTTATAATTTAGAAGATTTAAAAGATAGATTAATCTTAGCTGTGACTAACTTTCCACCGCGTCAAATAGCTGATTTTATGTCAGAAGTTTTAGTCTTAGGCGTAGTTGGAGAAAATGGCGAAGTTGTCTTGATTCAACCAGATAGAGAAGTACCATTAGGTAAAAGAATCTCATAGATGTAGAACCTCACCCCCAGCCCCTCTCCTTACTAAGGAGAGGGGAGAATTGGAGAGAACTTTTGAGGCTAGGTAAACTAAACTTGCACTGAATCAATATTCCTCTCTTTCCTTGGCGTACTTGGCTTCTTGGCGGTTCGTTCCTCCATATTCCAAAAATCAGCCATCAACAGCTTCGTCCGTAGCTAACTTCTGACCAATTTTCGGTTCCATACCAGCAAGCAGCCGCTCAATATTAGTGCGATGGCGTAAAATCACATACAAACCCCCAGCAACACCAAACAGAATATAAGGTAAAGGTTGCTGCAAAATTACCATCAAAATTGGAACAGCGATCGCACCGCTAATCGAACTCAATGATACAATCCTAGAAATAGCGATACACACAGCAAAAACCACGGCTGTAGCCACACCCACCTGCCAATTCATCGCCAATAAAATGCCTAAACTGGTAGCCACAGACTTACCACCAGAAAAGCCCAAAAAAATTGATTTACTGTGTCCCAGGATAGCGAATAACCCAGATAAAGTAATCATCCAGGGTTGCCAAATTGGAATATCTACCGTAGAGGGGATAAGATTTTGAGCAGGAGCAAAAGAGAATAACCAGTAAATAAGTGCGATCGCAAAAACACCCTTCAAGCAATCAATCACTAAAACGAAAGCTCCTGGCCCTTTCCCCAAAGTCCGTAATACATTAGTTGCGCCAGTTGAACCCGAACCAACCTCTCGAATATCAATACCCTTTAACAGCTTCCCCGCAATGTAGCCAGTAGGAAAAGAACCCAACAGATAAGCTACCACCAAAGCCACACCACATAAACCGAGCCAAATAGCCATAATTCAATCAGTGAACAGTTAACAGTTAACAGTGAACATTGAGGAATTAAAAATCATCATTGTAATTTCTCACAGATTTAGGGTCAGGAGCAAAAGCCAACCATAAAGGAAATTGCAACATTGCTAAACTGATTTGCTCGAAAGAATCATCAATGATAATAAAAGGTAATTGATTAGCCTTCACCAGTCGGTCTGCTTTTTGAGCCAAAGCATCAGGCGTTTCAAACAAAGCCACACCTCTATCCGGGCCAAAATCTGGGCGACCAATTCCTAAGCAGTCTTGCAAACCGCGCCGCCATTCACCCAAACGTTCTGGTGAATTAGCTAAAACTAGAGTACGAATTCTATCGCCATATAACCTGTGTAATATCGAAGCCACAGCCGAAGCAATCAGAATATTTTGCAAGCGGCTACCCATACTCCGCGAAGCACCCCGTCCCCCTTGGCTGAAGAACCAATCAGAAACTCGTTCAGCGTGGACAGGTTCAAAAGTCCGGCGCAGTTGCCAAGGTGGACCATAATAATCAGGTTTACTGCGATATTGGTCAATCAGACGGCGAATTTTACTTGTCGTATCTTGAAACTGCTGTTGGGCAAATTGCGGCGTTCCCGGCTGTTCTGGGGCTGCTTTCACCTCTGGAACAACAGGTTTGGCTCGTTCTACCACCACTGGTGGTATCAGTTGCAATTGCTCTGCTGACATAGCCAAATCTTGTAAGCTACCCGTGAGATAGTCTTTAAAGCCCTGCACCCGAATAGCTAAATCTTGGGATGTTCCCGCAAAAGTGGTTCGCATTTCATTCCGAATGCGTTCTTGGCGGCGTTCTAGCTGTTCTACAGAAATTTGCAATGCTTGTTTGCGTTGTTCAAGCTGCACCAGCGACTCTTGTACAAGTCGCCCCAGAGAGGTTTGAGTTTCACTTAGTTGTTCCTGAAGCGTTTTGTAAGACAGTTCTAAATTGGCGATTTCTGCCTTCAGCGCTGCTTCTGTGCTTTGCAACTGTGCAACTCTTTCCTCAGCTTCGGCATATAGTGAATTATCTGGTGACTCTGATTCTACTTCTAACTGGACTGCTGCAAATTCAACAATTGACTCTTCTGTGGACTCAATTACAGAATCTGCCACTTCTGGATGAGATATGATTGGCTCAAGATTTGCGTTATTTAGTTGTATATCAGGTGATGAAGGTGGCGCTTCTGTTTCCAGGACTGACTCTAAAGATGAGTTTTCTGGCTTTGGGTTTTCTGCTTCTATTTGTTCCAACCACTCATCAATCTGTTCTGGGGTTTGAGATTCCTCTGGATTCATAAACAATAATGCAATTCCTATGATGCGAATAAATAACTTTCACAAAATATAGTCTAAATTCAAAACCACTCAGCACGAGCTACGCTAACAGAACTTAAAAAGCCACTTAGATACGTGGACAACGTTCTTCCAGGCAAGATTTCAGGGTTTTGGGGTCAAACAAAATTGGTAAAAAGTGAATGCTGTTGACTTCCTTAAAATAAAACAGGATGGGAATTCTATTCCAGAATATCCGCCAGTTTTGCCATTCCTGGTAGGGAAAGCGCCGCAGTAATTTTTCCCCTCGGTAAATATCTAAGTCTGTAGCAGTGAAGTGTAACCGTATTGTCCGAGTTTGAATTAAAAGAAATAAACCCAACAATCCGATGATTAATCCTACCCAAAGCTGCACTAGCAGTAGGGGAATAGCAGCAATCAGAAGCACTATAGGGATATTGTAACTAGGCTGGAGTTCCACACTTGATGTGGAATTAGGTGCAAATGAACTGGTCACAGTTTTCAATCCTGTTTTCTTACTAGACATCTATCCTATTTTACGAGTTAAGGGTTCTGAGTAGAAAACTCCCCACTCCCCACTGCCCATTCCCCATTCCCCACTCCCCAATTTTAAAACCCTTGTAGCAATGCGCCCCCCGTTCCCTGAAACATTAACCATGAAAGAAAGAAGTTGCTGGTAAATATAATCAGCAAGGAAGTCACAACAGCTGTTGTAGTTGATTGTCCCACGCCTTTAGCTCCTCCTTTAGTAGTCAAACCCCAACTGCAACCAATGACGGCGATTAACAAGCCAAAGCAACACGCTTTAATTAAGGCGCTGATAATATCCCAAATACCGACAAGGTTACGAGCTGAATCTAGAAATACGGTATCGGCAATACCATATATACTCGTCGCTATAATTAATCCTCCTAAAATC
The window above is part of the Nodularia spumigena CCY9414 genome. Proteins encoded here:
- a CDS encoding metallophosphoesterase family protein; translated protein: MKLISEPSISEKIHKMKQRVRWLHPQIVSQGIDQTSMVIDDGKEDNPEFSFMVIGDTGTTSLYGYHPQRKVAELMLPHKEDCGFVLHTGDVIYAVGSHEYYDKNFIQPYREFLVGGDQPENIAYDRMLFNLPFLAVPGNHDYYDVPLMYRLFTGSTRPLRRFLRYKDLEIGWHGSNKGDAYARAFLDYTAAIASPKELQRHLDQHYTAIIGGGRCMRYQPGKFTRLPNRYYTFRYGGIDFFALDSNTFNKPSPLPETPEGEINRRELQQRRQVIDQEEEQILATCDRLNPEKPAEAEQIDYLNAKLEQINEIKIDIEKQLASNATDIIDFEQLNWLKNRLIESWNSSEVRGRIIFFHHPPYVTEATKWNQAQTLAVRHRLRWVFEQVAKTLGSQTKDRSIVDIIFNGHAHCLEHIRTGDTGYADSHINCIISGGSGHYPRRQRREGNELIEIFTELPGHPQRKVAESLLFFGRNGKKPHKHLPYSCVKIEVKAGTPPKFIVTPLVADRVGEEWQTPQIQPFVI
- a CDS encoding FAD-dependent hydroxylase → MALTQLHQNFSLAQTPPDHRGYDYDLVIVGGGIIGLTLASALKDSGLSVLLIEARVASAAVAKGQAYAVHMLSALIFQGIGIWEEISPQIAKYCQVRLSDADYPDVVEFATDDIGTPELGYVAEHQALLQPLQEFVQNCPNVTYLCPAEVVKTEYQQDIVAIDIKIADNIQTVRSKLVVAADGSRSRIREAAGIKTNGWKYWQSCIVAFVKPEKPHNNTAYERFWTSGPFAILPLPGNRCRIVWTAPHAEAKALCALDDEQFLAELGRRYGNQMGKLELLGDRFIFPVQLMQSDRYVLPRLALIGDAAHNCHPVGGQGLNLGIRDAAALAQVLQTAHNSGEDIGNVKILKRYERWRKLENLTILGFTDLLDRVFSNNFLPVVLIRRLGLGMMRRIPMLKVFALKLMIGLKGRTPELAKR
- a CDS encoding transglycosylase SLT domain-containing protein encodes the protein MLKKLQKKHISFIAFAALFAFSAGAMVSAPEIGKFLGQRLNLGGNQVEQISPDNQAQSTVFPLISQYLKERAKKLEAIANGSSSPDRERARYLLASDLIDTREAEKALGFLEGLQKSYPSLGPYILLKQAQAQDILGEGGKASDLRQRVLREYPEAAGKAKALYMIALPEHHDTAIAQFPSHPLTWEIIYKRLQENPNQPELRLILAKYAYNQAGIVGVLDQLVKQPNLKAEEWEIVGTAYWENNQFAKAGDAYFKAPPTPRNLYRAARGIQIGGKEREKAIATYNQLVQKFPEASETGLALLRLSELARSRQEAIPYLDRIIANFPEQASRAIVEKAKIYQELNEQILAQQAWELLLSQYGSSNQAAEYRWEKAKEQAKAQNYAGAWQWAQPIATNNPNSILAPRAGFWVGKWAIRLGKPQEAKAAYEYVLSQFPYSYYAWRSAVYLGLNVGNFDNVRQLQPEIVPNQRPVPPAGSDTFKELYLLGEDNDAWLQWETEFLTKLQPTVAEQFTEGLMQLVRGKNLSAISLISRLEDRETPEEQAEYQVLSKQVKYWQARYPFPYRQEIKKWSAERQLNPLLVTGLIRQESMFESKIKSVAGATGLMQVMPATGEWIAPQIQLDSKTINLENPDENINLGTWYLDFTHRQYNNDSMLAIASYNAGPGNVAKWLRTIGKNDPDDFVEDIPFNETKNYVRQVFGNYWNYLRLYNPEMSAKVGKYSEAHPQLPQR
- the tatC gene encoding twin-arginine translocase subunit TatC; translated protein: MTPSQDVTTPDIDQEEYGNPEIDPLNELPDEGEMSLFDHLEELRQRIFYSLIAVVFGVIGCFIAVKPIVKLLEIPAQGVKFLQLAPGEYFFVSIKVAGYSGLVLSSPFILYQIIQFVLPGLTRRERRLLGPVVLGSSVLFAAGLVFAYLLLIPAALNFFISYGEDVVDQLWSIDKYFEFVLLLLFSTGLAFQIPIIQLLLGNLGIVSSQRMIAGWRFVIMGAVVLGAVLTPSTDPLTQSLLAGAVLGLYFGGIGLVKLTGK
- a CDS encoding tRNA-binding protein; translation: MTQINYDDFEQVEIRVGRIIEVKDFPQARKPAYKLWIDFGDLGVKKSSAQITKLYNLEDLKDRLILAVTNFPPRQIADFMSEVLVLGVVGENGEVVLIQPDREVPLGKRIS
- the plsY gene encoding glycerol-3-phosphate 1-O-acyltransferase PlsY, with the translated sequence MAIWLGLCGVALVVAYLLGSFPTGYIAGKLLKGIDIREVGSGSTGATNVLRTLGKGPGAFVLVIDCLKGVFAIALIYWLFSFAPAQNLIPSTVDIPIWQPWMITLSGLFAILGHSKSIFLGFSGGKSVATSLGILLAMNWQVGVATAVVFAVCIAISRIVSLSSISGAIAVPILMVILQQPLPYILFGVAGGLYVILRHRTNIERLLAGMEPKIGQKLATDEAVDG
- a CDS encoding DUF3086 domain-containing protein, with product MNPEESQTPEQIDEWLEQIEAENPKPENSSLESVLETEAPPSSPDIQLNNANLEPIISHPEVADSVIESTEESIVEFAAVQLEVESESPDNSLYAEAEERVAQLQSTEAALKAEIANLELSYKTLQEQLSETQTSLGRLVQESLVQLEQRKQALQISVEQLERRQERIRNEMRTTFAGTSQDLAIRVQGFKDYLTGSLQDLAMSAEQLQLIPPVVVERAKPVVPEVKAAPEQPGTPQFAQQQFQDTTSKIRRLIDQYRSKPDYYGPPWQLRRTFEPVHAERVSDWFFSQGGRGASRSMGSRLQNILIASAVASILHRLYGDRIRTLVLANSPERLGEWRRGLQDCLGIGRPDFGPDRGVALFETPDALAQKADRLVKANQLPFIIIDDSFEQISLAMLQFPLWLAFAPDPKSVRNYNDDF
- a CDS encoding DUF3119 family protein, whose amino-acid sequence is MSSKKTGLKTVTSSFAPNSTSSVELQPSYNIPIVLLIAAIPLLLVQLWVGLIIGLLGLFLLIQTRTIRLHFTATDLDIYRGEKLLRRFPYQEWQNWRIFWNRIPILFYFKEVNSIHFLPILFDPKTLKSCLEERCPRI